The following proteins come from a genomic window of Aquimarina sp. MAR_2010_214:
- a CDS encoding clostripain-related cysteine peptidase — translation MKNKVNISLIILFIVSVATTTIHSQTDTGWTIMYYGAGSNSSELDLLKDIKGMIKGKQSKGYELITLIDRIEGFSNNSKTLGENFTDTKLYRIDANSYHELSGKEILPEFKKETSYEANMGDADLLKRFIKYCKTYYPAKHYMLVLRSHGNGWRMCPDKEAGIDDALHSTELSDVLSIDESVDILGLDLCSMAGLENFYEWRPNETSFSADYILASAPVSSSWDYKSIFSRLSADTKNGFSKQNNYFEEGKEKILDPFKMTPDQFSKLLIEEIYDSQKWSSWGLFDNTKITDVKLKIDELARLLSVEKNATIYSILERSSGYYNEKGIKKEKQEVAFPYVDAYDFAQKISNTQELHQKTRIKAKEVCKIIDQLVIHSYYGGKDPLPKKSGFMEGKNGVYMIAPRGNQVYTPTGKTFWEHVKKWYSPYDQKHIAKAYGLYNWCIDGMKPKNEKADNFYEYLDFLFTK, via the coding sequence ATGAAAAACAAAGTCAACATATCACTTATTATTCTTTTTATTGTATCTGTTGCGACAACTACAATTCACAGTCAAACTGATACTGGTTGGACCATCATGTATTATGGTGCAGGATCAAATTCTTCGGAACTAGATCTTTTAAAAGACATCAAAGGGATGATCAAAGGAAAACAATCCAAAGGCTATGAATTAATTACGTTAATAGATAGAATTGAAGGGTTCTCTAATAATTCGAAAACTCTAGGTGAAAATTTCACAGATACCAAACTTTATAGAATTGATGCTAACAGTTATCATGAATTATCAGGAAAAGAGATACTTCCAGAGTTCAAAAAAGAAACATCTTACGAAGCTAATATGGGGGATGCTGATCTATTAAAACGGTTTATCAAATATTGCAAAACATACTACCCTGCCAAACATTATATGTTAGTTCTGCGATCACATGGTAATGGATGGCGTATGTGTCCAGACAAAGAAGCGGGAATTGATGATGCTCTACATTCTACCGAACTCAGTGATGTATTATCTATTGACGAATCAGTAGATATATTAGGGTTGGATCTATGCTCAATGGCGGGATTAGAAAATTTTTATGAATGGAGACCAAACGAGACTTCTTTTTCTGCAGATTATATCCTTGCTTCGGCTCCTGTTTCATCTTCATGGGATTACAAAAGTATATTTAGTCGCTTAAGTGCAGATACTAAAAATGGTTTTAGTAAACAGAATAATTATTTTGAAGAAGGAAAAGAAAAAATCCTTGATCCATTTAAAATGACCCCTGATCAATTCTCAAAACTCCTTATAGAAGAAATATATGATAGCCAAAAATGGTCTTCCTGGGGGTTATTTGATAATACTAAGATTACTGATGTTAAACTAAAAATAGACGAATTAGCAAGACTTCTTTCTGTAGAAAAGAATGCTACTATATATTCTATTTTAGAACGATCCTCTGGATATTACAATGAAAAAGGTATTAAAAAAGAAAAACAAGAAGTAGCCTTCCCATATGTAGATGCTTATGATTTTGCACAAAAAATTAGTAATACTCAAGAATTACATCAAAAAACTAGGATAAAAGCCAAAGAAGTTTGTAAAATCATAGATCAACTGGTAATACACTCATATTATGGAGGTAAAGATCCTTTACCAAAAAAAAGTGGTTTCATGGAAGGGAAAAATGGCGTTTATATGATTGCTCCTCGAGGCAATCAGGTATATACTCCAACGGGAAAAACTTTTTGGGAACATGTAAAAAAATGGTATAGCCCATACGATCAAAAGCATATTGCAAAAGCTTACGGTTTATATAATTGGTGTATCGACGGCATGAAACCAAAAAATGAAAAAGCAGATAACTTTTATGAGTATTTGGACTTTCTTTTCACAAAATAG
- a CDS encoding MarR family winged helix-turn-helix transcriptional regulator: MAEDIVSELGYMALGTRLKRISDKMSHSSRMMYKKLNIEFEPNWYLVFLIIKNKPGTSVMEIASSLGFAHQTVMVMTSKMVKKGYLKVSKGEKDKRKTVFHLTTKANEILPKIEQVWEAGKKVVYELLEEDITIMKHIEKLEQNLKELSFGERIIDKLK; this comes from the coding sequence ATGGCAGAGGATATTGTAAGTGAGTTAGGCTATATGGCATTAGGCACACGATTAAAAAGGATTAGTGATAAAATGAGCCATAGCTCTAGAATGATGTATAAAAAATTAAATATTGAATTTGAACCTAACTGGTATCTGGTTTTTTTAATAATCAAAAATAAACCAGGAACTTCTGTTATGGAAATTGCAAGTAGTTTAGGATTTGCTCATCAAACTGTTATGGTAATGACAAGCAAAATGGTCAAAAAAGGATATTTAAAAGTTTCTAAAGGTGAAAAAGATAAACGTAAAACAGTTTTTCATTTAACAACAAAAGCAAATGAAATTTTACCAAAAATAGAACAGGTATGGGAAGCCGGAAAAAAGGTTGTTTATGAACTACTTGAAGAAGATATAACCATAATGAAGCATATAGAAAAATTAGAACAAAACCTTAAAGAATTATCTTTTGGAGAAAGAATAATTGATAAATTAAAATAA
- a CDS encoding AraC family transcriptional regulator: MLRLKIFIICIIISWLLSNIGLHLFNSEYAINFLWILLSFLSWWILYYGVFKLQIVVQKDEIHQYLVSKKTNGTQTKKKINDTTVSKIITQLYTIMDQEELYKNPLLSRLDLATRLGTNERYLSQIINQELNKNIVQFVNEYRIEAAKNLLHNPIFNKYSVEAIGMEVGFKSKSAFYNTFKTYLGMSPGAFRKLQKTS; this comes from the coding sequence TTGTTAAGATTAAAGATTTTTATTATATGCATTATTATAAGTTGGCTTTTATCTAATATAGGGCTTCATTTATTCAATTCGGAATATGCTATTAATTTTCTATGGATACTACTTTCCTTTTTATCTTGGTGGATATTGTATTATGGAGTGTTTAAACTGCAGATAGTAGTTCAAAAAGATGAAATACACCAATATTTAGTTTCGAAAAAAACGAATGGCACTCAGACAAAAAAGAAAATAAACGATACCACTGTTTCCAAGATTATTACCCAGTTATATACAATAATGGATCAAGAGGAGTTATACAAAAATCCTCTTTTGAGCAGGTTAGATCTAGCCACTCGATTAGGAACAAACGAGAGGTATTTATCACAGATTATAAATCAGGAACTCAATAAGAATATCGTTCAATTTGTAAATGAATATCGAATTGAGGCTGCTAAAAATCTATTGCATAATCCTATATTTAATAAATATTCTGTAGAAGCTATTGGCATGGAAGTTGGTTTTAAATCTAAGAGTGCTTTTTATAATACTTTTAAAACATATTTAGGAATGTCTCCAGGAGCCTTCAGAAAACTTCAAAAAACGTCCTGA
- a CDS encoding OsmC family protein — MKHYQYNATVKWTGNEGSGTKNYKSYTRDHSILIEGKYQEILASSDPSFLGDKTRYNPEDLFISSLSACHMLWYLHLCSVHKIIVIDYIDKAVGVMVESKDGSGKFKQVTLNPVVTIENEGMVEKANEIHSEANKMCFIANSCNFKIEHNPKTIIK; from the coding sequence ATGAAACATTATCAATATAATGCAACAGTAAAATGGACAGGTAATGAAGGGAGTGGAACTAAAAATTACAAGTCGTATACTAGGGATCACTCAATTTTGATAGAAGGAAAGTACCAAGAAATACTAGCATCATCGGATCCTTCATTTTTAGGAGACAAAACAAGATATAACCCAGAAGATTTGTTCATTTCCTCGCTTTCTGCCTGTCATATGTTATGGTACCTTCATTTATGTTCTGTGCATAAAATAATTGTAATTGATTATATTGATAAAGCAGTAGGAGTGATGGTTGAATCTAAAGATGGAAGTGGGAAATTTAAGCAGGTTACATTAAATCCTGTGGTTACCATAGAAAATGAAGGAATGGTTGAAAAAGCAAACGAAATACATTCTGAAGCAAATAAAATGTGTTTCATTGCCAACTCCTGTAATTTTAAAATAGAGCACAATCCTAAAACTATAATAAAATAA
- a CDS encoding GNAT family N-acetyltransferase: MQTKNILETERLSLREFNLEDADFVLKLVNSPKWIEFIGDRNVRTLAEAKEFLENNLIKSYKENEFGLWVVVLKETSASIGMCGLVNRDTLEDIDIGFAMLPEYLGLGYGYEIANATMNYAKNTLHLDKIVGITNPNNIASIKLLNKIGLRFEKTMKLSDKDTVLFFSTPTDNKEEKEISKLTTSFFSLFANVGGKIPNIEDIENIFISNGMIISNTNGTPEVYTLKEFIAPRKEMLTNGTLTDFCEGEILHKTEIYRNVAQRFSFYQKSGKLNGVYFESRGMKTIQFIKVGLDWKMSSVAWSDEELGNN; the protein is encoded by the coding sequence ATGCAAACAAAAAATATACTAGAAACCGAAAGATTATCTCTTCGTGAATTTAATTTGGAAGATGCTGACTTTGTTTTAAAATTGGTAAATTCTCCAAAGTGGATAGAGTTTATTGGAGATAGAAATGTTAGAACACTAGCTGAGGCAAAGGAATTTTTAGAAAATAATCTAATAAAAAGCTATAAAGAAAATGAGTTCGGTTTATGGGTAGTTGTATTGAAAGAAACCAGTGCTTCTATAGGAATGTGTGGATTAGTAAATAGAGATACATTAGAAGATATTGACATTGGGTTTGCGATGCTTCCAGAATATTTGGGGCTGGGGTATGGGTATGAAATTGCCAATGCAACAATGAACTATGCTAAAAACACGTTACATCTCGATAAAATTGTAGGAATAACAAATCCTAATAATATTGCTTCAATAAAGTTGCTAAATAAGATAGGGTTGCGTTTTGAGAAAACTATGAAATTATCAGATAAGGATACTGTCCTGTTTTTTTCTACCCCTACAGATAACAAGGAAGAAAAGGAAATAAGTAAACTAACAACTAGTTTCTTTAGTTTGTTTGCCAATGTAGGAGGGAAGATTCCTAATATTGAAGATATAGAAAATATTTTCATTTCTAATGGAATGATAATAAGTAATACTAATGGGACTCCAGAAGTTTATACGTTAAAAGAATTTATAGCCCCTAGAAAAGAAATGTTGACTAATGGGACTCTCACTGATTTTTGCGAAGGCGAAATTTTACATAAAACAGAGATATATAGAAATGTGGCGCAACGATTTAGTTTTTATCAAAAGTCAGGTAAGTTAAATGGAGTGTATTTTGAATCTCGGGGGATGAAGACTATTCAATTTATTAAAGTAGGTTTGGATTGGAAAATGTCTTCTGTGGCTTGGAGTGATGAAGAATTAGGGAATAATTAG